One Candidatus Desulfatibia profunda DNA window includes the following coding sequences:
- the hypA gene encoding hydrogenase maturation nickel metallochaperone HypA, with protein MHEMGIAMQIIEIATASLPAGMENVKIERVNLKIGKLSAVVPESLRFCFEIAAQDTPLGDAKLQIEEVPVIVKCNDCHTQHVINEAVFRCRKCNSGSVDIISGRELDIDSIEIADEDAQDADNIV; from the coding sequence ATGCACGAAATGGGCATAGCCATGCAGATCATTGAGATTGCCACTGCATCCCTCCCTGCCGGAATGGAGAATGTAAAGATCGAAAGGGTCAATCTGAAAATCGGCAAACTGTCGGCTGTCGTGCCTGAAAGCCTTCGTTTCTGCTTTGAGATTGCAGCCCAGGATACCCCCCTTGGCGATGCCAAGCTTCAGATTGAAGAGGTCCCGGTGATTGTAAAATGCAACGACTGCCATACACAGCACGTTATCAACGAAGCGGTTTTTCGCTGCCGAAAATGCAACAGCGGCAGCGTCGATATTATTTCAGGCCGGGAGCTGGATATCGATTCCATCGAAATTGCCGATGAGGATGCTCAAGATGCCGACAACATTGTATAA